From a region of the Halanaerobium hydrogeniformans genome:
- a CDS encoding phosphatidylglycerophosphatase A, with protein MESLYEKSIEVLNTRGVTVKDIAELVKSLQEPFNPEITLKTCRENVEAVLKKREVAHAILTGVALDELAEKKQLPEPIQTIIDTDEGLYGIDEIIPLSIVNLYGTIGLTSYGFLDKKKFGIIEKLDTKKNGKVNTFLDDLVAGIASAAASRYAHGEGNE; from the coding sequence ATCATTATATGAAAAATCAATCGAAGTTTTAAATACCAGAGGGGTGACTGTTAAAGATATTGCAGAATTGGTTAAATCATTACAGGAGCCTTTTAATCCAGAAATAACTTTAAAAACTTGTCGTGAAAATGTTGAAGCTGTTTTAAAAAAAAGGGAAGTTGCTCATGCAATTTTAACTGGAGTTGCTCTTGATGAGCTAGCTGAGAAAAAACAGCTTCCAGAACCTATTCAAACTATTATTGACACGGATGAAGGACTTTATGGTATTGATGAAATTATTCCCCTTTCCATTGTAAATTTATATGGGACAATTGGATTAACCAGTTATGGTTTTTTAGATAAAAAGAAATTTGGCATTATTGAAAAACTTGATACTAAAAAAAATGGGAAGGTCAACACCTTTTTAGATGACTTAGTTGCAGGAATAGCTTCTGCAGCAGCCAGTCGCTATGCACATGGTGAAGGTAATGAGTAA